The sequence AAATAAGTAGCAATGGTAGTTCTAGTATTTTCTGCCTATATCTCTATGGATCATTTTTCATACTCATTTGGGTAGAGGCACCCCATTTTGGAGATCTCTGATCTAGTGAGCAGAAAGTTTATGCACCCCAGATTTAGTACTTTTAGTCAGTGCTGAGAGATGCTgcttttccaatttttcttctttttcccttatgCTATTGTTGATCACTTCTCCTTCTgttaatacatattttcttcatgaatgtttttttatttctaattaagtAACAGTCAAGCTGAGGTTCAAGTAGGCCTGTGAGACTACTTCCTACTAAATGTTTATTTACAGCCCTGTTCTCAGGTTCTTAGTGGGCATCTCCGTCTGCCCACAACAATTATATGTGGAACATACGAAAATTTCTGAGTAATTCAATATCAAGTTGAAAAACACATGAGACtggcaaaaacatttttaaaaaaaacaaattttgtttaatGAGACAAGATTCTTAAAACTACCTGTGTGGCtgagcctggtggctcatgcctgtaatcccagcgctttgggaggctgaggtgggcagatcatccgaggtcaggagttcaagaccagcctggccaacatggtgaaaccctgtctctattaaaaatagaaaaataagctgggtgtggtagcgcgtgcctgtaatcccagctgcttgggaggatgaggcaggagaattgcttgaacccaggaggcaaaggttgcagtgaaccgagatcgcgccattatactccagcctgggcaacaagagtgaaattctgtcccaaaataaataaagaataaaactaCCTGTGTATCAGAATTGCCTATAGcactgagaaaaaaacaaacaacaacaacaaaaaacaaagaaccctaACTGTACCAATTCTTGGATCCCACTTGCATTCATTCAGATTTTAGGGTCAGTCATgagtaaagacttaaaaataacaCCAAGTTCTCCATGATACGAGTTGATTGCTGCTGGAGGTAGTGTGGCTAATGCTGCTCCACGAGCTCCTCAGGGACCCATGTTCTTTACTGCTCTTCATTCCAGGGCCTGGCCTCTGTCTTCGTGGTCTAGTCTAGTGGCTGCAACTCCAGCCATCACATCTGTGTTCCAGGcaggaagatggaggaagagacaAAAATGATGGGCAAAGGCTGCTCATCATCTGACGGTGAAGGCCAGTTACCAGAAGCGGCCATGTGACACTCCCTCTGACATCCCATTACCTAGAACTTAGTCACATATCCACAATTTCATGTAAGAGAAGCTGACAAATACGTTGTGTATTCTGGGCCACTATATGCTTAGCTAACAATTGGGACATTTATTCCTACATAAGAAGAGAAACGTTGGGGGACAGCCAACGGTCAGTTTACAAATCAACAACACTCTAGACCTCGGCCCGCTTTGGAAATCCATGTGCATTTAGGATCTAGTTGGAGAAGGTTTTGCCCTAAGTTCATCCTAGGGATATCACACTATGGCTAGAATTAGCAACTGTTTGTGTGTCTTTACAGAGTGTGGAATAGCCCTAAGTACAGTGAAAATATGCGTGCACGAGTGACTGCATTAGCTCTGCTCATGTCAGCTTATGAGATGCTTTCAGGCACTCATTCTGCCAGGCTACTTTAAGTTTGGGTGAAagagaacaaataaatatttcaattgaAATGCCCTGggagaccgggtgcagtggctcagcactttgggaggctgggacaggaggatcgcttgagcccaggaatttgagattagcctgggcaacatagtctctacaaaaaacaaaaaataaattaaatgcccTGGTATTCTTTGGACAAGAATTTAAAGTTCTGTTCATCTCTCTCATATTCCTCTTTCTCAGGGtgctaggggaaaaaaaagaacaaacaaaacgcAAACATTTTGTCCCATTTTGTTCCAAATTTGGTCCCATTGGTGATCCAGTCTAAATAGAAATTTTCTGAACCACTTTTGTCAACTATTATTTAGAAAGATACAGCAATAACCAGAAGAGTTTTTGGCTTGAAACCGCTACACAGAGTGTCCTGGAAACAAAACTAGGCATTATACGATTCCTGGGGATGTCATTCATATCATTTCTATGTGGATGACAGTCCCTTGGTACACAGTATGAATGGTGTCCGCTGGAGTTGTGCAATGCTGCTGTCCTGCCTGGAAGCAGTGTAACTTGTCTGTTAATCTCAAAATACGTATAAGCTGTTAAGATAAGCAGATGGTACTGACAGTCCCAGGAATAGTCCAGAACTATTCTGTTCTTGCAAAAAGCTGCTTTTAAACATAGTCCAGAGAACTTGATTTAATCTTATCAATGGCTACCAAAAGGGTTCAGATAATCTAGTGAGGCTGCAATATTTCTGATTTCTAGGTGTCTGTTTTAAAGACAAATCTAAGGCCCTAGAAATTCTGGGTTCCTACAGTGCAGTAGAGTGTGATTTGCATAAACAATTCTGTAACATCATTAATCAGGGGAATTTAGAATTCCTCACTTTATCTCTCTCATGCACACCTGTTCCTGCTGGAGATAAATAAACAGAGAGCAACTGCAGCTGCATGGCGGCTTCACTGATTTAAGGAGTATCATTAAGAGCGTCTTTCAAGCTGGGAGTCTTACAGCTTCAAGGGTGTTTCCAATATATAATTCCCGTCACAGTCAATTATCattagaacatatttttaaaaatgaaatccagaggtttttcttaaacaaatgttttaaaattattaacaaaatcaGCCTTTTAAGCAAGTATATTTTCAAGGACAGGAGAGGATATCCTGAAAATTTTCATCATATTAACTACTATTGTATGCAGGACCCAGCAAATTTGAATTAGTTTGGCTTCATTTGATGtaaaataagaaggaatgaactcatattttcctcttcctgttttcttttcttttcttttttttttttccttgagatggagtctttttctgtcacccaggctggaatgtagtggcgagatctcggctcactgcaacctccgcctcctgggtttaagggattctcctgcctcagcctcccgagtagctggaactacaggcacgtgcccccactcccggctaatttttgtatctttagtagagacggggtttcaccatgttggctaggctggtctcaaactcctgaccccaagtgatctgcccaccttggcctcccaaagtgctgggattacaggcatgagccaccgtgctgggctgCTCTTCCCATTTTCTATTGGTCCTTAACCTTTATTGGGtcatgatacttttttttttgagatggagtctcactctgttgcccaggctggggtacagctgcgcaatctcagctcactgcaacctctgcctcctgagttcaagcaattatcctgcctcagcctcccaagtagctgggactacaggcacgtgccaccacacccggctaattttgtgtatttttagtagagatggggtttcaccgtattagccaggatggtctcgatctcctgacctcatgatctgcccgcctcggactcccaaaatgttgggattacagatgtgagccactgtgtccggccggGTCATGATACTTTTTAGAATATGATATGGTACCTCTTCCAAGAAATGTACTCAGATACATGTACACAAACTTTATCATAACATTTCAGGGGTTATTGACTGATAAAATCTATTCATAGACGCTCTGATTTCAAAACCTCAATCTAGAGGCTAGTGTAGGGTGAAAATAAGTTGCAAGAACTCAAAATTAATTCCAGGATTGAAGAAAAagttagtgggttttttttttaacattaatttgAAAACAAGTCACTTTGGAGACAAAATTACTACTTTCAGGAATCATTTTCATTGATGTCTTTAATTTCACAAaccaaattatataaaattaagtaGTATATATTTCAAACGTAATAATTGTGCTCTGTACAATTCAAGGCACACTTggattttttgttggttttttgtttgctcTTTAACAACGGAAAACTTATACTCTATTCATTCAAGATTTTTCCATCAGAACTTTCATTTTGTTTGGGTTCACAGGTGAAAATATTGTGAAAGTTCATTTCCACCACAATGAAGGATAACATCTTCAGCCCCATTTATTTactaacaactttattgagatacaattcacataccatataattcacccatttaaaatatataactcaatagtttttaatatattgttatgTGACCATTACCACAATAAGTTTAGACCATTTTCATGAACCATAGAGAAATCCTGTACCTATTAGATGAATCCTGTACTCCCCATCCATCATCCCTAATTCTAGCTTTAGGCAACCACTAATGTACAGgaagtattttttatagagacagggttttgctatgttgcccaggctggtctcaaatttctgacctcaagcaatcctcctgcctcagcctcccaaagtgctgggattacaggtgtgagccactgtgcctggtcctttatttctttttatgactgaataatagtccattgtatggatataccagatttatctattcattagttaatagacatttgggttgtatCCAActtttggccattatgaataattctgctataaatatttgtgtactaGTTTTTGTATTGACCAGCCCCTTAATTTTTGACTACACAAcgcaaaaagtaaaaagagaagaaCTCTTAtaacaaaattatacaaaatatgttttgcaacaattttagatttttcaagATTCAACCATTTCCATATGTAACATCACAGAGGCCTGTCATGACAGGGAAACTGGCGTCATTACTCTATCATAGAATTGGGAAATTCTAGAAGGTTAGATGTTCTCTAAGACCCTTCTTACACTAAGTTAACGACTTACTCctttctattatttcttcataaacagaagaggaaagaccAGAAGAGGAAAGGCTTGCCATACTAATCTGAGTTCCCTGTGCTGGTTTGAAGTACTCAGTTCCCTTACCAATTTCCAACCATGTTTTTCCTACGACTTCAATGTTTGTTGAGTGTATGTATGATTCATAAGATTTCTGATCAATACTATGTGTGTGACATTGAAAGGAGTCAAAATCAATGTATGACTTAGctgcatttatcatttattaattGATGACACATGTATCCAATAATCAAAACATTTGAGAATCTCAACTTATGTCTGAGCCTCTTTCATCAGCGATTATGATATTACATTCACACAAGTTCATGCATTGAATTTATCTGATAAGGACAGATTCAGAGACATAGGAAGCACATTCCTAAAGATTTGACCATTAGAGTCGTCACACAGAAGACtctactgattatttcttttgctttgtatttCAGAACAATCTTACTTTGGATTTTTGATTTAATTTCACTGAAATTCAGTGAGCATTACCTGATGCTAGCATGTGAGGCATAATCTGGAAGGCTGAATCACAAGTTACTGCTAGGGGAGCCTGCCAAGCTTTGCCATTCTTTCAGGGGAGGGTTTCCCTGAGAAGCCAGTTTTTTTAGATAGTCACTGGGCTCCAGTTGGGGAATATCAGGGTTCTGCCTGTAATATTTCTGCAACTTCTCTAGAACTGTGGGCAACCCAACTGTGGAAGCATAGAACATGGGTCCGCCCTTGTGCCTTGGCCATCCATATCCATGTAAATAGACAACATCAATGTGCTCTGGGCTAGTAGCTATCCCTTCTCCCAAGATATGGAATGCTTCATTGATAAGTGAATATAAGCAGCGCTCAAGGATCTCATCCTGGCTAATGGTACGTGGTTCAATGTGATAGGTTTCTCTATACTGTGATAGGAATTTGGAAAGCCAGGGATCGGGTTTGTGAATCCTACCCAATGGCTTGTCATATTGATACCAACCCTTACCTGTCTTCTGGCCAAATCGTCCTAATTCACAGAGCATATCAGGAATTGGGCAGTATCTCCTATTGCCCCTTTTTCGGGCAGGAGTTCCTGGAGGCAATGTAGGTCCAGTAAGACCTTGCCCCTTTCTAGATTTCCAGCCCACATCCAACCCAGCAAGATCGGACACTCTAAAAGGTCCCATTTTAAAACCAAACTCTTCCAGCACCTGATCTACCTCCTCTGGTTTGCTGCCTTCTTCTAACAAGAAATATGTCTGATTGTAATAAGGATTCAACATTCGATTCCCCACAAATCCAAAACAGTTGCCTACAACGACTCcaatctttttaatcttttttgatAAGTTCATAACAGTGGCAATGGTAGTGGGGGAAGAGTATCGGCTGGGAATAACCTCTAACAACTTCATGACATGAGCTGGCGAAAAGAAGTGGGTGCCAATGACCAAGTGAGGACGATCAGTGGAAGAAGCAATCTCATCAACATCCAGGGCTGAAGTATTAGTGCACAAAAATGCTTCTGGTTTGCACACGGCTGAGAGTTCAGCAAAGACCTGCTTCTTCAGGCTCATTTCCTCAAATACTGCTTCAATGACTAAATCCACACCACCAAGCTCCTTCACAGATGAAGTTAACTTGGGTTTTGGTCCTGACCAAGGGTGGCCACTCTGTTGCATTTTGGAGGCTTCTTTTTCCAAGACAGAGGTTATTATCTTGTTTGCAGTTGCTAGCTGGTTTTTGTCTGAATCTACAGCAATCACAGGAATTCTGGCCCTTGCAAAAGAAATGACAATGCCTCGGCCCATTGTTCCCAAGCCTGCAGATaaaaatcaaaggagaaaaagaatgatTCAGTGGTATTGGGAACTGAGAAATTATTCACTGGATGGAAGGATTATGTGACAATGTGGCATTTAAAGAGATTGATTCAAGAAACACAAATGGATTGAGTACTAATTAAGACTCTGCACTCTGTTAAGTGTTTCAGaggatataaaaattagttggattCATACACACAAATAGAAGCTATACAAACTAATAAATGGGTCCAACAGGGTTGTAGGTACACAattgatatacaaaaatcaagtatatttctatatattagcaataaacaacctgaatataaaattaaaagaaacaattctacttacaatagcaccaaaaagaataatacacaggaagaaatttaacaaagaataGGAGGATctgtacactaaaaactataaaacattgttaatagaaattaaataagaccaaataaatggaaaaacactaAATGTTTATGTATCAGacaacttaatattgttaaggtgGCAATACTACCCAAATTGATGTGAAGAACCAACACAATTCCTATAAAAAAACCCAGCTGGTTTTTTGCAGGATCAataagctgatcctaaaattcacacAGAAATGCAAGAAATCCAGAAGAGCCAAAACAATActgtaaaagaacaaagctggaggattCACTCTTCCCAACTTCAAATTGTATGACAAAACTATTCAAGGTTGGGTGAGGtgtaatgcctgtaatcccagcacttcgggaggccaaggtgagaggatcacttgcaaccaggagtttgagaccagcccaggcaacatagtgagactccaactccataaaaaattaaaaattagacaggaggccaggtgcagtggctcatccctgtaatcccagcactttgggaggctgaggcgggcggattacctgaggtcaggatttcaaaaccagcatgactaacatggagaaaccccgtctctactaaaaatacaaaatcagctggacatggtggtgcatgcctgtaatccccactactcaggaggctgaggcaggacaatcacttgaacccaggaggcagaggttgcagtgagccgagatcgcaccattgcactccagcctgggcaacaagagcaaaactccatctcaacaacaacaacaacaaaaattagccaggcatgatggtgcgtgcctacAGTtacagctatttgggaagctgaagcaggaggatatcttgagcccaggagtttgaggattgcagtgagctatgatcacactactgcactccagcctgtgtgacagagtgagaccctgtctcaaaaaaaaaaaaaaaaaaaaaagcctacagtATATAAGACAGTGTGATCATAGCaaaaggatagacatatagatcagcAGAATACAACTTACAGCCAAAAGTAAACCCATACAATTATggccaattaatttttaataagaggGCCAAGAACATTCAATGGAGAAagtatagtcttttcaacaagtgatgctgggacaactggatatccacatgcaaaagaatgaagttggacccttacctcacaccatatacaaaactaactcaaaatggatcacaggcctaaatgtaagagctaaaactataaaattcttagaggCAGATCTTAGGAGTAAGTCTGATGGATGGATACATCTTTGTGATCTTgaattaggcaatggtttctaaGATATGACACCCAAAGCACAAGCAACACATAGGcaataatcacatgaaaaaatgttcaacatcaataGTCATTaagagaatgcaaatcaaaaccacagtgagataatGCTTCAAACCCACTAGGATTGCAATaatgaaaaagacagacaataacaaatttTGGTGAGGATCTGGGGAAATTAGAACACTGATACATtgctggcaaatttttaaaatggtacagttgCTGTGAAAAAGAGTTTAGCAGTtactcaaaatgttaaacatggagttactatatgatccagcagttccactgaTATCTAAATctccaagagaactgaaaatatatgtccacataaagcttgtacatgaatgttcattagcagcattattcaaaatagccaaatgcagccataaaaaagaataaaatcacacatttgcaacaacacagatgcagctggagaccattatcctaagcaaattaacagagaaacagaaaaccaaatactgcatgctctcacttataagtgtgagctaaacactgggtacacatgaccccaaagatgggaacaataaacactgggaaTTTCAAAAGGGGGAGTGAGGGAAGACAGAAGGGTTGAAAacctacctattgggtactatgtccACTACTTGAGTGAacattagaagcccaaaccttggcatcatgcaatatatacacccatgtaagaaacctgtacgtgtaccccctgaatctaaaataaaagtaaaaaaaaaaaaatttcagaaaccCTGAGCTGGATCCAGAAAATTGTGTCTATTACATGTACACAGAATATATACACATCTTTCTTATCTCCTCCCCAAAAGAAATAGATCAATGGCTATCAGTACTTATTAATTAAACTGGGGGTCATTATAAGTTCAACAGAATCAACTGTCTTCCACAGAAATGGAATCTTTCAAAATCTGAGATACaatgagacattttaaaatgaaatctattAATTTAGTATAGTTCTCCTGCTTTGTGATTTTCCTGTATCAATGTCACTTggcattttttaaagctttaaaatattttcctgtaatttttgcatttatacaataaaaataaatttcatcttctcacattaaaaaattagccaaaaaataaaagcaatttgaatgtccatcaactggtgaatggatacacaaaatggagaatattattcagccataaaaaggaataaaatacgaggcaggcagatcacctgaggtcaggatttcaagaccagcctgaccaacatggtgaaccccatctctactaaaaatacaaaaattagctggacgtggtggtgcacacctgtaatcccagcttcttggaaggctgaggtaggagaatcgcttgaacctgggaggcggaggttgcagtgagctgagatcacaccattgcactccagcctgggcaacaagagcaaaattctgtctcaaaaaaaaacaaaaaacaaaaaacaaaagaataaaataatgatacatgctataacatgaatgaatcttgaaagcattatgctaagaaGCCggggccgagcgtggtggctcatgcctgcaatcccagcactttaggaggccaaggcacaaggatcatttgagctcaggagttcaagaccagcctggccaacatggcaaaaccctgttacCAGAAAtgcaacaaattagccaggtgtggtggcatatgcctattgtcccagctcctcaggaggctgaggtgggaggattgcttgggctcaggaggcagtggttgcagtgagttgagattgtgccactgcactccagcctgggtgacagagtgagaccccatctcggaaaaaaaaaaaaaaaaaaaagccagacacaaaaggctatatattgtacatattgtatggttccatttatatgaaatgtccagaataggcaaatccatagagacagaaagtagattcatggttgccaagggctggaggCAAGGGTGATGGAGAGTGACTATTGATGGGTAGAGGATTTCTTTGGGGAGTGATgagaatgttctaaaattgatgtGACAATGGTTGCATAAACTCTATTAATATCTAACAACCATTGAATTGTATTCTTTTCTGGTGATACTCTTACtatgcattttcttatttttaaaaattgtggcaaaatacacataCGACTTACCatcataaccatttttaagtgcacagttcagtggcattaaatacatcaCAATGTGTACAACCATCATCAGAACTCTTCCAattgcaaagctgaaactctgtacctattaaaTGATAACTCCCTAttttccctctccccagccctggccaaccattctattttctgtatctGTAAATCTGACTACTCCAGgtgcctcatataagtggaattatgcagtatttgATCTTTTatgcttgacttatttcacttagcagtaTGTCCTCATGGTTCACCCATGCTGTAACATGTGTcacaattttcttcctttttaaggctggataatattccattgtatgcatataccaaattttatttacccattcatccttcaatggacacttgggttgcttgtACTGttgggctattgtgaatgatgctgttatgaacatgagtgtataaatatctatttgagtccctgctttcaattctttttttgtttgtttgtttcagatggagcctctctctgtcacccaggctggagtgcagtggtgtgatctcagatcacggcaacctccacctcctggattcaagcgattctcctgcctcagcctcccaagtggcagggattacaggtatgcaccaccacgtccagctaatttttgtattcttagtagagatggggtttcaccatgttggtcaggctggtcccgaattcctgacctcaagtgatccacctgccttggcctcccaaattgctgggattagaggcgtgagccactgtgcccaggctctgctttcatttctttggggtaaacatccagaagtggaattgctagatcatatggccCTTTTTACCTTTTAGAAGAACTGTCATGCTGTTGTCCATaacagctgtaccattttattatttatttatttatttattttttgagatggagtcctgctctgtcatccagactggagtgcagtggtgtgatctcagctcactgcaacctccgcctcctgagttcaagcgattctcatgcctcagcctccgaagtagctgggattacaggcacctgccaccatgcctggctaattgttttttgtatttttactggagacagggtttcatcatattggccaggctcgtctcgaattcctgacctcaggtgatccacccacgtcggtcccacaaagtgctgggattacaggtgtgagccactgtgcccagtcgcagctgtaccattttacattaaatcactttaaaagggtgatttttggcctggcgcagtggttcatgcctgtaatcccagcactttgagaagctgaggcaggtggatcacttgaggccacgagtttgagaccagactggccaacatggcgaaaccccatctctactaaaaatacaaaaattagccgggcataatggcacatgcctatagtcccagctactcaggagactgaggtacaaagaatcacttgaaactggaaggtggagattgcagtgagctgagattgtgcca is a genomic window of Macaca mulatta isolate MMU2019108-1 chromosome 2, T2T-MMU8v2.0, whole genome shotgun sequence containing:
- the EHHADH gene encoding peroxisomal bifunctional enzyme (The RefSeq protein has 2 substitutions compared to this genomic sequence) — encoded protein: MAEYTRLHNALALIRLRNPPVNAISTAVLRDVKEGLQKAVIDHTIKAIVICGAEGKFSAGADIHGFSAPRTFGLTLGHVVDEIQRNVKPVVAAIQGMAFGGGLELALGCHYRIAHTEAQVGLPEVTLGLLPGARGTQLLPRLIGVPAALDLITSGRHILAGEALKLGILDKVVNSDPVEEAIRFAQTVSDQPLESRRLCNKPIQSLPNMDTIFSEVLLKMQKQHPGCLAQEACVRAVQAAVQYPYEVGIKKEEELFLYLFQSGQARALQYAFFAERKANKWSTPSGASWKTASAQPVSSVGVVGLGTMGRGIVISFARARIPVIAVDSDKNQLATANKIITSVLEKEASKMQQSGHPWSGPKPKLTSSMKELGGVDLVIEAVFEEMSLKKQVFAELSAVCKPEAFLCTNTSALDVDEIASSTDRPHLVIGTHFFSPAHVMKLLEVIPSRYSSPTTIATVMNLSKKIKKIGVVVGNCFGFVGNRMLNPYYNQTYFLLEEGSKPEEVDQVLEEFGFKMGPFRVSDLAGLDVGWKSRKGQGLTGPTLPPGTPARKRGNRRYCPIPDMLCELGRFGQKTGKGWYQYDKPLGRIHKPDPWLSKFLSQYRETYHIEPRTISQDEILERCLYSLINEAFHILGEGIATSPEHIDVVYLHGYGWPRHKGGPMFYASTVGLPTVLEKLQKYYRQNPDIPQLEPSDYLKKLASQGNPPLKEWQSLAGSPSSNL
- the EHHADH gene encoding peroxisomal bifunctional enzyme isoform X2, with the protein product MAFGGGLELALGCHYRIAHTEAQVGLPEVTLGLLPGARGTQLLPRLIGVPAALDLITSGRHILAGEALKLGILDKVVNSDPVEEAIRFAQTVSDQPLESHRLCNKPIQSLPNMDTIFSEVLLKMQKQHPGCLAQEACVRAVQAAVQYPYEVGIKKEEELFLYLFQSGQARALQYAFFAERKANKWSTPSGASWKTASAQPVSSVGVVGLGTMGRGIVISFARARIPVIAVDSDKNQLATANKIITSVLEKEASKMQQSGHPWSGPKPKLTSSVKELGGVDLVIEAVFEEMSLKKQVFAELSAVCKPEAFLCTNTSALDVDEIASSTDRPHLVIGTHFFSPAHVMKLLEVIPSRYSSPTTIATVMNLSKKIKKIGVVVGNCFGFVGNRMLNPYYNQTYFLLEEGSKPEEVDQVLEEFGFKMGPFRVSDLAGLDVGWKSRKGQGLTGPTLPPGTPARKRGNRRYCPIPDMLCELGRFGQKTGKGWYQYDKPLGRIHKPDPWLSKFLSQYRETYHIEPRTISQDEILERCLYSLINEAFHILGEGIATSPEHIDVVYLHGYGWPRHKGGPMFYASTVGLPTVLEKLQKYYRQNPDIPQLEPSDYLKKLASQGNPPLKEWQSLAGSPSSNL
- the EHHADH gene encoding peroxisomal bifunctional enzyme isoform X1; its protein translation is MAEYTRLHNALALIRLRNPPVNAISTAVLRDVKEGLQKAVIDHTIKAIVICGAEGKFSAGRHILAGEALKLGILDKVVNSDPVEEAIRFAQTVSDQPLESHRLCNKPIQSLPNMDTIFSEVLLKMQKQHPGCLAQEACVRAVQAAVQYPYEVGIKKEEELFLYLFQSGQARALQYAFFAERKANKWSTPSGASWKTASAQPVSSVGVVGLGTMGRGIVISFARARIPVIAVDSDKNQLATANKIITSVLEKEASKMQQSGHPWSGPKPKLTSSVKELGGVDLVIEAVFEEMSLKKQVFAELSAVCKPEAFLCTNTSALDVDEIASSTDRPHLVIGTHFFSPAHVMKLLEVIPSRYSSPTTIATVMNLSKKIKKIGVVVGNCFGFVGNRMLNPYYNQTYFLLEEGSKPEEVDQVLEEFGFKMGPFRVSDLAGLDVGWKSRKGQGLTGPTLPPGTPARKRGNRRYCPIPDMLCELGRFGQKTGKGWYQYDKPLGRIHKPDPWLSKFLSQYRETYHIEPRTISQDEILERCLYSLINEAFHILGEGIATSPEHIDVVYLHGYGWPRHKGGPMFYASTVGLPTVLEKLQKYYRQNPDIPQLEPSDYLKKLASQGNPPLKEWQSLAGSPSSNL